One Ensifer adhaerens genomic region harbors:
- a CDS encoding APC family permease encodes MTNSPAPVTGANQLRKNALGVGAVTFLVVSAAAPLTAVAGGVPLSMMLGNGAGIPGTFLIVTAILLLFSVGYVAMARHIRNAGAFYAYTAQGLGGLMGGAAAMIAILAYNAMQIGVFGLFGAATAGLFAGLGIDLPWWVWTFIGIAAVGILGYRRVDLSAKVLTVLVILEYLVVLVIDVAILAKGGDGGLTTVSFTPSAILSGSPSIGILFCFAAFIGFEATTIYSEEARDPEKTVPRATYISVLIIGIFYMFTSWLMVNAAGADKLVPELQGLADPTTFLFGLAERYAGGWLPPLMNVLFVTSLFAGVLAFHNGVARYLYVAGRERLLPASIGVTHPVYHSPHVGSLIQTVIAVLIVALFAATGQEPVLALFSWLTNVGTLAVMTLMAFTAFAIVAFFNRNPGLETNPLVTKVIPVVTGLILVAVIIAIAANFGDLAGATGMLAVFLPGLVVIFGVIGLFLAASLKSGNPIEFARLGAGQEI; translated from the coding sequence ATGACCAATTCGCCTGCGCCCGTGACCGGGGCGAACCAATTGCGCAAGAACGCCCTCGGCGTCGGCGCCGTCACCTTTCTCGTCGTTTCCGCCGCTGCACCGCTAACCGCGGTTGCCGGCGGCGTTCCATTGTCGATGATGCTCGGAAACGGTGCGGGCATTCCCGGCACCTTTCTGATCGTCACCGCGATCCTGCTTCTGTTCTCGGTCGGCTATGTCGCCATGGCGAGGCATATCCGCAATGCCGGCGCCTTCTATGCCTATACGGCACAGGGCCTCGGCGGGCTGATGGGCGGTGCCGCAGCGATGATCGCGATCCTTGCCTATAACGCGATGCAGATCGGCGTCTTCGGCCTCTTCGGCGCGGCAACGGCGGGGCTTTTCGCCGGCTTGGGGATCGATCTGCCCTGGTGGGTCTGGACCTTTATCGGCATCGCTGCGGTCGGCATTCTCGGTTATCGCCGCGTCGATCTCTCCGCCAAGGTGCTGACTGTCCTCGTCATCCTTGAATATCTGGTCGTGCTCGTCATCGACGTCGCGATCCTCGCCAAGGGCGGCGACGGCGGATTGACGACGGTTTCGTTCACGCCCTCGGCGATCCTCTCCGGTTCGCCGTCGATCGGCATTCTCTTCTGCTTCGCCGCCTTCATCGGTTTCGAAGCGACGACGATCTACAGCGAGGAAGCCCGCGATCCGGAGAAGACCGTGCCGCGTGCGACCTATATCTCGGTGCTGATCATCGGCATCTTCTACATGTTCACCTCGTGGCTGATGGTGAACGCCGCCGGCGCGGACAAGCTGGTGCCCGAACTGCAGGGCCTTGCCGATCCGACCACTTTTCTCTTCGGCCTCGCCGAACGCTATGCCGGCGGCTGGCTGCCGCCGTTGATGAACGTGCTCTTCGTCACGAGCCTCTTTGCCGGCGTGCTGGCGTTCCACAACGGTGTCGCCCGCTATCTCTACGTCGCCGGCCGCGAGCGCCTGCTGCCCGCCTCGATCGGCGTCACACATCCTGTCTACCACAGCCCGCATGTCGGCTCGCTGATCCAGACGGTTATTGCCGTGCTAATCGTCGCGCTCTTTGCGGCAACGGGCCAGGAACCGGTGCTGGCGCTGTTCTCCTGGCTGACCAACGTCGGCACGCTTGCGGTCATGACGCTGATGGCCTTTACCGCCTTTGCGATCGTCGCCTTCTTCAACCGCAATCCTGGGCTTGAAACGAACCCGCTGGTCACCAAGGTCATTCCCGTCGTCACCGGTCTGATCCTCGTTGCCGTCATCATCGCGATCGCGGCCAATTTCGGCGATCTCGCCGGCGCTACCGGCATGCTCGCGGTGTTCTTGCCGGGGCTCGTCGTGATCTTTGGGGTCATCGGGCTGTTCCTGGCGGCCTCGCTGAAATCGGGCAATCCGATTGAGTTCGCCCGCCTGGGTGCCGGCCAGGAGATCTGA
- a CDS encoding Tm-1-like ATP-binding domain-containing protein: MNAMNRLPNILVVGTGDTKCDELQFMASVIREAGGLPVMMDVSILGDPPYQPEYSRHDIAEAAGVSIAAIASSGDEHSAMALMATGAAALTRSLYEAGQADGVIILGGSMGTDLALDVAAALPLGVPKFIVSTIAYSHLLPPERIAPDLMMILWAGGLYGLNGICRSVLSQACGAVVGAARFGTKPDGSRPLIGMTSLGSSCLKYMKYLKPELERRGYDVAVFHSTGMGGRAFEAIAAEKGFTAVFDFCIQEVSNHHHGTVVTSGPDRLENAGRAGIPQIVAPGAVDMVDLPAWQPVPQAFADRPYHAHNRLLGSVTTSAHGRREIARVIGGKLAGTGAEVAFILPLKGIQEWDQPDEPLFEPEALDAFIDEMRRSIPSGVALLEVDSHINAPEFSKAALAIFDDWVSRGIVPEGRP, translated from the coding sequence ATGAATGCAATGAACCGTCTCCCCAATATCCTGGTCGTGGGTACGGGAGACACCAAATGCGACGAACTCCAGTTCATGGCGTCCGTCATCCGCGAAGCCGGCGGACTGCCTGTGATGATGGATGTCAGCATTCTCGGCGACCCGCCCTATCAGCCTGAATACTCGCGCCACGACATTGCCGAAGCGGCCGGCGTCTCGATCGCGGCCATCGCATCCAGCGGCGACGAACACAGCGCCATGGCGCTGATGGCAACAGGTGCCGCCGCCCTTACCCGTTCGCTCTACGAGGCCGGCCAGGCCGATGGCGTAATCATTCTCGGCGGCTCGATGGGCACCGACCTGGCGCTGGACGTCGCCGCGGCGCTACCACTCGGCGTGCCGAAATTCATCGTCTCGACGATTGCCTATTCGCACCTCTTGCCGCCCGAGCGCATCGCGCCTGATCTGATGATGATCCTCTGGGCTGGCGGGCTCTATGGTCTCAACGGCATCTGCCGCTCGGTGCTCTCCCAGGCCTGCGGCGCGGTCGTCGGTGCTGCGCGGTTCGGTACAAAGCCGGATGGATCGCGGCCGCTGATCGGCATGACCTCGCTGGGATCGAGCTGCCTCAAATACATGAAATACCTGAAACCCGAACTCGAGCGCCGCGGCTACGACGTCGCCGTCTTCCATTCGACCGGCATGGGCGGGCGCGCTTTCGAGGCGATCGCGGCCGAGAAGGGTTTCACGGCCGTCTTCGACTTCTGCATCCAGGAGGTCAGCAACCACCATCACGGAACGGTCGTCACCTCAGGGCCGGACCGGCTTGAAAATGCCGGGCGAGCCGGCATCCCCCAGATCGTCGCGCCCGGCGCCGTCGACATGGTCGACCTGCCCGCCTGGCAGCCCGTTCCGCAAGCCTTCGCCGACCGCCCCTATCACGCCCACAACCGGCTGCTCGGCTCGGTCACCACGTCAGCCCATGGGCGGCGCGAGATCGCTCGCGTCATCGGCGGCAAACTGGCCGGCACCGGCGCCGAAGTCGCCTTCATCCTGCCGCTCAAGGGGATTCAGGAGTGGGATCAGCCCGACGAGCCGCTCTTCGAACCGGAGGCGCTCGACGCCTTCATCGACGAGATGCGCCGGTCGATCCCGTCAGGCGTCGCGCTGCTTGAGGTCGACAGCCACATCAACGCCCCGGAATTCTCGAAAGCAGCACTTGCGATCTTCGATGACTGGGTGTCGCGCGGCATCGTGCCCGAGGGTCGGCCATGA
- a CDS encoding IclR family transcriptional regulator codes for MSTIGKALTLLDAISRLEKEAGLSDIARHCGLDKATARRFLVELEKHGFVEQDVETRRYRLGGAPVRLARIREARFPYLSVATPFARELASLAGETVHLSEYAAGRLSTIHVEDSQRAHRVIVDVGSILPFHATASGLGFLSFCPQKEIDAALSAPLQAFTDHTLTDPAALRQTLGETLRRGYSICHHGLETGVVSVAAPIRAPGTTPVGAIAIAAPATRADKETVEQMGRAAMAAARRISERLFGLEQVAADPLARRAG; via the coding sequence ATGAGCACCATCGGTAAGGCCTTGACTTTGCTCGACGCGATCTCGCGCCTTGAGAAAGAGGCGGGGTTGAGCGACATCGCCCGCCACTGCGGGCTCGACAAGGCGACGGCCAGGCGCTTTCTCGTCGAACTGGAAAAACACGGCTTCGTCGAGCAGGACGTGGAAACGCGCCGTTATCGGCTGGGCGGTGCACCGGTGCGGCTCGCCCGTATCCGCGAGGCGCGCTTTCCCTATCTGAGCGTGGCGACACCTTTTGCGCGGGAACTCGCAAGCCTTGCGGGCGAGACCGTCCACCTCTCCGAATATGCCGCCGGCCGCCTGTCGACCATTCATGTGGAGGACTCGCAACGGGCGCATCGTGTCATCGTCGACGTCGGCAGCATCCTGCCCTTCCACGCGACTGCATCCGGGCTCGGCTTTCTCTCCTTCTGCCCGCAGAAGGAGATCGACGCGGCCCTGTCGGCACCGCTCCAGGCCTTCACCGACCACACGCTGACGGATCCGGCCGCACTCCGCCAGACGCTCGGCGAGACGCTCCGGCGCGGCTACTCGATCTGCCATCACGGGCTTGAGACCGGCGTCGTCAGCGTCGCCGCCCCGATCCGTGCGCCCGGCACAACGCCGGTCGGCGCCATCGCTATCGCCGCACCTGCAACGCGTGCCGACAAGGAGACGGTGGAACAGATGGGGCGCGCCGCTATGGCTGCGGCAAGACGCATTTCCGAAAGACTTTTCGGGTTGGAGCAGGTTGCTGCCGATCCGCTGGCAAGGAGGGCCGGCTGA
- a CDS encoding aldehyde dehydrogenase, producing the protein MQDKIDQLRNLPVAAQKLFIGGRWQESLSGQSLDVVSPIDGRHLTTIADAAAGDVDAAVQAARAAFEKGSWSKAAPAQRKKVLTRIAEIIEAQALELAVLGVRDNGTEISMALKAEPGSAAGTFRYYAEALDKVYGEIAPTADNILGLVHREPIGVVAAIVPWNFPLMIGAWKIAPALAAGNSVVLKPAEGASLSLLRLAEICAEAGLPEGVLNVVTGRGATTGEAIGLHGDIDVLAFTGSGGVGRRLLEYSARSNLKRVYLELGGKSPNVVFADAPDLDQAARISAYGIFRNSGQVCVAGSRLLVERSIHEAFAEKVAAIAGSVKVGDPLRLATEAGAISSEVQLKKNLDFVREAEAEGARLRSGGKRILEETGGSYMQPTVFDVQPDMKLAKEEVFGPVLAVIPFNDEVDALRIANATDYGLASAVWTANLSRAHRMVRGIRAGVVHVNTYGGADNTVPLGGVRQSGNGHDKSLHALDKYIDLKTAWIQL; encoded by the coding sequence ATGCAGGACAAGATCGATCAATTGCGCAACCTGCCCGTTGCGGCCCAAAAACTGTTCATCGGGGGGCGTTGGCAGGAGAGCCTCTCCGGTCAAAGCCTCGATGTCGTCTCGCCGATCGACGGCAGGCATCTGACGACGATCGCCGACGCGGCAGCCGGTGATGTCGATGCCGCGGTCCAGGCCGCCCGCGCCGCTTTCGAGAAGGGAAGCTGGTCGAAGGCTGCCCCGGCCCAGCGCAAAAAGGTTCTCACGCGCATTGCCGAGATCATCGAGGCGCAGGCACTCGAGCTGGCCGTTCTCGGCGTACGCGACAATGGCACGGAAATCTCTATGGCGCTGAAGGCCGAACCCGGCAGTGCCGCCGGCACCTTCCGCTACTATGCTGAGGCGCTCGACAAGGTCTATGGCGAGATCGCTCCGACGGCCGACAATATTCTCGGTCTCGTGCACCGCGAACCGATTGGCGTGGTCGCCGCGATCGTTCCCTGGAATTTTCCGCTGATGATCGGCGCCTGGAAGATCGCGCCGGCGCTTGCCGCCGGCAATTCCGTGGTGCTGAAACCGGCCGAGGGCGCCTCGCTCAGCCTGCTCAGGCTCGCTGAGATCTGCGCCGAGGCCGGTCTGCCAGAGGGTGTCTTGAATGTCGTGACCGGTCGCGGCGCGACCACGGGCGAGGCGATCGGCCTTCATGGCGATATCGACGTTCTCGCCTTTACCGGATCCGGCGGCGTCGGTCGTCGGCTGCTCGAATATTCCGCGCGCTCGAACCTGAAGCGCGTCTATCTCGAACTCGGCGGCAAGTCGCCGAACGTCGTCTTTGCCGACGCACCCGACCTCGACCAGGCCGCGCGCATTTCCGCCTATGGCATCTTCCGCAACTCCGGCCAGGTCTGCGTTGCCGGTTCGCGGCTGCTTGTCGAGCGCTCCATTCACGAAGCCTTCGCCGAGAAGGTGGCAGCGATCGCAGGATCCGTGAAGGTCGGCGACCCGCTGCGTCTTGCGACCGAGGCCGGTGCGATTTCGAGCGAGGTTCAACTCAAGAAGAACCTCGATTTCGTCAGAGAGGCCGAGGCTGAAGGTGCAAGGCTGCGCTCCGGCGGCAAGCGCATCCTCGAAGAAACCGGTGGCTCCTACATGCAGCCGACTGTCTTCGACGTTCAGCCGGATATGAAGCTGGCGAAGGAGGAGGTCTTCGGCCCCGTGCTTGCGGTCATACCGTTTAATGACGAGGTCGACGCACTCCGGATCGCCAACGCGACCGACTACGGTCTGGCGTCGGCCGTCTGGACTGCGAACCTGTCACGCGCGCACCGCATGGTGCGCGGCATCCGCGCCGGCGTGGTGCACGTCAATACCTATGGCGGCGCCGACAACACAGTGCCGCTCGGTGGCGTCAGGCAGTCCGGCAATGGTCACGACAAGTCGCTGCACGCGCTCGACAAATACATCGATCTGAAGACCGCCTGGATTCAGCTCTGA
- a CDS encoding LysR family transcriptional regulator gives MLHSRVLRYIDEVARSGSIRGASERLNVAASAINKHVLQLEEDIGEPLFERLPRGLRLTPAGEILVAHVRRTMKEYSQVEAEIRDIKTLQSGEVIIATMNGLAGGIVPKVAAIFGARHPRLKITIRVMFAREIVQAVAGGEADLGFAFSLPPTPQVETLWKMDTRLGAVVAPEHPLAGMESLPLAYCQLYPLIFADKSMQIHGIVADAFAEAGLTVEPSYLTNSIEAMKFLAAAGDGIAFLSKFDITEEQRNGVLTYLQIRDRTFAKNVLSLVQRERRGHGLAAAMFAEEIIRALRATME, from the coding sequence ATGCTGCATTCACGCGTGCTGCGCTATATCGACGAGGTGGCGCGCTCAGGCTCGATCCGCGGGGCGAGCGAACGGCTGAACGTCGCTGCCTCGGCCATCAACAAGCATGTGTTGCAGCTTGAGGAGGATATCGGCGAACCGCTGTTCGAGCGGCTGCCGCGCGGCCTCAGGCTGACGCCGGCCGGTGAAATCCTCGTCGCGCATGTGCGCCGGACCATGAAGGAATACAGCCAGGTCGAAGCCGAAATTCGCGATATCAAGACGCTGCAGAGCGGCGAGGTGATCATCGCCACAATGAACGGCCTTGCCGGCGGCATCGTGCCGAAGGTGGCTGCGATCTTCGGCGCACGCCATCCACGCCTCAAGATCACGATCCGGGTAATGTTCGCCCGCGAGATCGTTCAGGCGGTGGCCGGTGGCGAGGCCGACCTCGGCTTTGCCTTCAGTCTCCCGCCGACGCCGCAGGTCGAGACTCTCTGGAAGATGGACACCCGCCTCGGCGCGGTCGTTGCTCCGGAACACCCGCTCGCCGGCATGGAATCATTGCCGCTGGCCTATTGCCAGCTCTACCCGCTGATCTTTGCCGACAAGTCGATGCAGATCCATGGCATCGTCGCCGACGCCTTCGCTGAGGCCGGGCTGACAGTCGAGCCGAGCTATCTCACCAATTCCATCGAGGCGATGAAGTTCCTGGCCGCGGCCGGCGACGGCATCGCTTTCCTCAGCAAGTTCGACATTACCGAGGAACAGCGAAACGGCGTCCTGACATACCTGCAGATCCGTGACCGGACTTTTGCAAAGAACGTGCTTTCGCTGGTGCAGCGGGAAAGACGCGGCCACGGCCTGGCCGCCGCCATGTTTGCCGAAGAGATCATCCGGGCCTTGCGGGCGACGATGGAATAG